The sequence ATGAACACTACCACTGATTCACGCTACTCTCTAAAACCCGCCCTATTACTTCATTTGCGGCTATTCTGGGGCAGTTTTTTCAAATCTATAGAGAACTGATTCATATCCCTGTGATACCCATTACGGCTAGTTATATCGAGCGTTGATTAGTTTGCAGTCAAAAGAGGCGTTACTAATAGAATTGTTAATCCGAACCAGGCTAATAAGAGTGAATTATCTAACAAGGTTTAGTCCCAAAAACGAGTCACATATCTTCTTTAAAACAAACAGGCTACACCGATGCTAAATAGTTGAGCCATGGTGATTAGCGAGACGACCGTCTGCCCCATGGCCGCTCTTTGGCATATATGGACCCATCCGGTTTGCAAGACATTCGATAGCGATTTTGAGAAGAGTTCATTGCACCCATATATCCGGCCTGTTGTTGAGGTATTCCTCTGGCCCTGATGGATATCTGCTTCTACTGTCCTTATCATCCTTGCGGCTTCATTATGAGCCTATGCCGAGCTAAGGTTTTCAGTAGATCAGTCTGACTGTCTCATCATCAATTCAAGTGTCTTAGCAACTTGCTGGTTGGTTAATTATTAACGTTTATTGAATCTATTCAGTACTATACTGGAAGTTGATATTCTTCGTCATGCGCCGCGATAGCCCATGCCATTCTGTCGAGCTTATTGGCGACGGCCACACAGGCTCGGTTAAAACCTCGGCGCTCTGCTAACTGGATTGCCCAGCAACTAAACTTATCTTGCTTATTCTGGCTGTGTTGCAACACAGCTCTGGCGCCATGGATGAACAGGGTGTGTAAATACGCATTTCCCCGCTTGCTTATCCCAAGGAGGTTATCTTTACCTCCGCTGCTGTGTTGCTTGGGAACCAAGCCACACCAAGCTGAAAAGTGCCTGCCATTAGTGAAGTCTTTACCCTCTCCGGCGACCGCATAAAAGGCAGTAGCAGTGACGGGACCAATGCCTGGGATTGTCTCTAAACGCTGGTAAATCACATTGTTTTTAGTTTCAGTGAGCACTTGGGTATCACAATCCTTAAGCCGTTTTTCTATATCACTAAACTCTTAAGGGCTATCCACTTAGCACGACCAACCACTATATATTGTGGTTATCGATTTTTAATTGATTGGTACGTTATCGGCTTAGAACGCACTGCTTGCTCAAGCAACCTGTAGAATAATAATCCCCGAGAATCTGACTTTCTTCTGTTGAAGCGAAATGTAAATTCATCTAAATAATAATCAAGTTGCTTAGCCTTTACCGCACCTTGATACGTACCTAAAAGCCATCTTTTACATAATGATGAGACTCGATGCACCCCAGCCATTGTTTCATGTGCAGGTACAGATGAACCTAAATGCACCATCCGATTATGCTTATATCCTTTTTTGTCTATTTGCTTGTATGCTTGAGAACCATCACTACAAATTGTGCTACCAGGCTCTATTACATCTTGAATGAATTGATGGATATGTTCTTTAGTTGCACTTTCTACTTGCCTTAAACGTATCCGCCCAAATCCAGAGGGTGATAGCAGCTCAACAGCCACCAAAACTATAGCTTTACGCTTACCCTGTTGATTTTTAATAGATGATTTTGGAATGACCCCACCTATTAATGTTTCGTCAACCTCTACGATGCCGGACAGTTTATCTCTTTCAGGGTCAACCATGGCATATCTTAACTTGTGCATTAAAGACCAAGCAGTTTGATAACTCCCAAGACCTAATAGCCTTTGGACTCCAAGAGCGCTGACCCCATTCTTTTGATTTGTAATAAACCAGACAGCTGCAAACCAACTTTTCATGGGGGTTCTTGTTTTGTCAAAAAGTGTACTTGATGTTACTGAACACTGAAAACGGCAAGCATGACATTTTAACTTGCCATTACTTAACTGATAAGGTGATTGATGGCTCGAACAGCTTGGGCAAATGAATCCGTTTGGCCAACGAAGTGCGTAAAGGTAGCTAGTGCAAGATTGTTCATCATGAAACCAATCAACAAATTCGTCCCAATTTGTAGGGTAATCGACGCCAGCTTTTAATAAATACGATGAAGTTTTCATTACTACATATTGACACTGGTGGCGCTAAATGGATAGCCCTTAAACTCTTCATAGAACTGATAAAAAATCGCCCGACCTTTGGTGGTTAGCGCATTGGTTTCGTTAGTCAAAATATCAGGGAACTGTACTTTAAAAGCCGATTTACTTTTGGTCATCACAATGCCGTATTCCGCTAACATCCCTCTGACTTGATTGATTAAGGCGGTTGATTGTTTGTTTAAACGCTCACGCATGCGATGAAGGAGTTGTATATCTTGTTGCTCAACGCCTTTTGGCTTTACAAAACGCATGTTGGGTCGCTGCGCAGCCTCCGCAATGGCTAGCGCATCGTTGTAGTCATTTTTGTTACCTTGCCGAAAAGGCACTACAAATTGAGGAGCAATTAACTTGACGCTATGGCCCAACAGCTCAAATTCTCTGGCCCGTAATTTGCTCCACCACAGGCTTCCATCACAATCAGACACGGCTCTATTTGAGCGAGAAAGGGAAGCAAGTCTTTACGTCTAAGCATTTTCTTTTTGAGTAACTTGCCTGCTTTATCGACGCCAACAGCATGAAAAACAGACTTTGCGATATCTAAACCGATTGTAGTAATCTTCATAGGTGGACCCGTCCTCTTTCTGATGAGTTTTAGCGACTACATCGTGGCCCATTGCGAGGCCGATTTTAAGTGGATGGGTCCATTCCATTATCCATGCCATCGCGGCATTTGTGAATCCATTCACATCAGACGGGGCGGCCATGCATCCACTGATGGACTTGAACAACATCCGTGTTTAACGGCTAGTTCGCCATCCCTGGCTGTCGTTCATAAGCTTAGAAACCTTAGGTTTCTATTCACCGCGTCGTCGAGCACATACCATGGTTCGCCCTTCAATATGAGCCTGCATTTAATAACCAAGCAATAAGTCATACTCAATGATGGGAATGATGACACTGCCGCCCAGCAACAAGCGAGAGCCCTTGTGCTGATTCAGTTATTTTTCCTTTACTTAACAACAAACTGATTAACTCCTCGGCAGTAAGATTTTCAGCGCTACAGGTGTGATAACGCGTTGCTTCTCCAAAGGTTTGGACTATCTGTGCGATTAACTCAGGCTTTAAAACGGGGTTGGCTTGCGCTACCATCAGCGCCATAACATCATGACCGTGAACAGAATCGGGCATAGTAACTCCAAAAGATGCAAATAAGATTTAGCTTTATAACCGAACTGTTGAATGTTAACCCTGATCTTGTGCACATTCTGCCAATTTCAACAGCTATGCAGACCGCTGTGACAATAAAGTGAGCCACTATGTCCTTGATCTTGCTTCTGACCCAACAGATGTCACTCTATTTAGTGATCGTTTATTTAGTCAGTAAAACACCGCTTTTTAAACTGTTTGCAGAAACGTCACCGCGCCTGCCTCACAAGATATTTATTTATCTGGTTTTTTCTAGCTTTTGTATCATGGCGACCTACTTTGGTGAGCAAACCTCGGGGGCTATTGCCAATACTCGTGCCATGGGCGCCGTATTAGGCGGATTGCTCGGCGGCCCTGTTACAGGTTTTTTGGTGGGGCTCACTGGTGGATTACACCGCTATAGTATGGGCGGCTTTACCGATTTAGCCTGTGCTATCTCGACAACACTCGAAGGGCTCTCGGCGGGAATGATCAGTTTTTACCTGCGCCGCGCAGGTAAGAGTGAGCTTATCTACAATCCACTCTTGGTTTGTCTAGTGACCTTTTACGCCGAAATAATGCAGATGAGCCTTATTTTGCTCATCGCTTGCCCCTTTGATGCCGCTTGGGAGTTAGTTCGTCAGATTGCTCCACCGATGTTGTTGGTCAACTCCATCGGCGCGGCACTATTTATGAGTATGATCCGCGACCAAAAAACCATGTTCGATAAGCTCTCATCTAGCTTTTCAACCAAAGCACTTAAAATCGCTGAACGCAGTGTAGGTTTACTTTCCAAGGGATTTAA comes from Shewanella oneidensis MR-1 and encodes:
- a CDS encoding YecH family metal-binding protein — protein: MPDSVHGHDVMALMVAQANPVLKPELIAQIVQTFGEATRYHTCSAENLTAEELISLLLSKGKITESAQGLSLVAGRQCHHSHH
- a CDS encoding IS1595-like element ISSod11 family transposase, which produces MKTSSYLLKAGVDYPTNWDEFVDWFHDEQSCTSYLYALRWPNGFICPSCSSHQSPYQLSNGKLKCHACRFQCSVTSSTLFDKTRTPMKSWFAAVWFITNQKNGVSALGVQRLLGLGSYQTAWSLMHKLRYAMVDPERDKLSGIVEVDETLIGGVIPKSSIKNQQGKRKAIVLVAVELLSPSGFGRIRLRQVESATKEHIHQFIQDVIEPGSTICSDGSQAYKQIDKKGYKHNRMVHLGSSVPAHETMAGVHRVSSLCKRWLLGTYQGAVKAKQLDYYLDEFTFRFNRRKSDSRGLLFYRLLEQAVRSKPITYQSIKNR